GTCCGCCCCGGTCGCCGCCGCGACCACGGCCACCGCCGCCACCGCGCGGGCCGCGGCGATCACCGCCACCGCCGCGAGGCTTGTTCTCGCGCGGAGGACGCGTGTCTTCCAGCTCTTCGCCGGTTTCCTGGTCGACGACACGCATCGACAGGCGGACCTTGCCGCGATTGTCGATCTCGAGGACCTTGACCTTCACTTCCTGGCCTTCCGACACGACGTCGGTCGGCTTTTCCACGCGCTCGTTCTTCATTTCGGACACGTGGACGAGACCGTCCTTGCCGCCCATGAAGTTCACGAATGCGCCGAAGTCGACGATGTTGACGACCTTGCCTGTGTAGATCTTGCCGACTTCCGCCTCTTCGACGATGCCTTCGATCCACTTCTTCGCAGCTTCGATCTGCTCGCCGTCGCTGGACGAGATCTTGATCACGCCCTCGTCGTCGATGTCGACCTTGGCGCCGGTTTCGGCCACGATCTCGCGGATCACCTTGCCGCCCGTGCCGATGACGTCGCGGATCTTCGACTTGTCGATCTGCATCGTCTCGATGCGCGGAGCGTGCTTCGACACCTCGGTGCGGGCGCCGGTCAGCGCCTTGTTCATTTCACCCAGGATGTGCGCACGGCCGGCTTTCGCCTGCTCCAGCGCGGTCTTCATGATTTCCTGCGTGATGCCGGCAACCTTGATGTCCATCTGGAGCGAAGTGATGCCGTTTTCCGACCCTGCAACCTTGAAGTCCATGTCGCCGAGGTGATCTTCGTCACCCAGGATGTCGGACAGGACGGCGAAATCGTCGCCTTCCAGGATCAGGCCCATGGCGATGCCCGACACCGGGCGTTCGATCGGAACGCCGGCATCCATCATCGACAGGCAGCCGCCGCATACCGTGGCCATCGAGGACGAGCCGTTCGACTCGGTGATGTCCGACAGGATGCGGATAGTGTACGGGAAATCCTCATGCGTCGGCAGAACCGGGTGCAGCGCGCGCCATGCGAGTTTGCCGTGACCGGTCTCGCGGCGGCTGGTGAAGCCGAAGCGACCGACTTCGCCGACCGAGTAGGGCGGGAAGTTGTAGTGCAGCATGAAGTGGTTGTACGACAGGCCTTCGAGACCGTCGATCATCTGCTCGGCATCCTTGGTGCCCAGCGTGGTGGTGCAGATTGCCTGCGTCTCACCGCGCGTGAACAGGGCCGAACCGTGCGTGCGGGGCAGCAGGCCGACCATCGCCTCGATCGGGCGAACCTGATCGAGCTTGCGGCCGTCGATGCGGGTGCCGTCCTTCAGGATGGCGCCGCGAACGATTTCGCTTTCCAGCTTCTTGACTGCCTTGTTGGCGACCATCTGCGTCTGCGGCTCTTCGTCCGCAAAAGCTTCCTTGGCCTTTTCGCGGGCGGCGTTGAGCGCGTCCGAACGGTCGGCCTTGCTGGTCATCTTGTAGGCGGCGGCAATGTCGTCGCCCACGATGCCGCGCAGCTTTTCCTTGATCGCGGAAGTATCGTCCGAAGTGTCGATTTCCCACGGATCCTTGGCAGCCTTTTCGGCCAGGTCGATGATTGCACCGATGACCTTGCGGCTTTCCTCGTGCGCGAACATTACGGCGCCGAGCATTTCCTCTTCGGTCAGTTCCTTGGCTTCGGATTCGACCATCATCACCGCGTCCTGCGTCGCGGCGACGACGAGGTCGAGACGACCGTCTTCGTCGAGCGCGGAAGCAAGGCTCGGGTTGAGTTCGTATTCGCCATTGCGGAAACCGACGCGCGCCGCGCCGATCGGACCCATGAAGGGCACGCCCGAAATGGTCAGCGCAGCCGATGCCGCGATCATGGCCACGATATCGGGCTCGGTCTCGCCATCATAGCTGAGGACCTGCGCGATGACGTTGATTTCGTTGTAGAAGCCTTCCGGGAAGAGCGGACGAACGGGGCGGTCGATCAGGCGGGAGGTCAGCGTTTCCTTCTCCGTCGCGCGGCCTTCGCGCTTGAAGAAGCCGCCCGGGATACGGCCCGCAGCGGAGAATTTTTCCTGGTAGTGGACGGTGAGCGGAAAGAAGTCCTGCCCTTCGCGAACACTCTTGGCGGCGGTCACGGCGCACAGCACCACGGTTTCGCCATAGGTGGCCAGCACGGCGCCGTCAGCCTGACGGGCGATCTGGCCGGTTTCGAGGGTGAGGGTCTTGCCGCCCCACTCGATCGATACGGTTTTCTTGTCGAACATTGATTATCCTAAATGAACCCGCCGGCGCCTTATTGCGGGGCGGGGCCTACTGTTCCGG
This is a stretch of genomic DNA from Erythrobacteraceae bacterium WH01K. It encodes these proteins:
- the pnp gene encoding polyribonucleotide nucleotidyltransferase, which encodes MFDKKTVSIEWGGKTLTLETGQIARQADGAVLATYGETVVLCAVTAAKSVREGQDFFPLTVHYQEKFSAAGRIPGGFFKREGRATEKETLTSRLIDRPVRPLFPEGFYNEINVIAQVLSYDGETEPDIVAMIAASAALTISGVPFMGPIGAARVGFRNGEYELNPSLASALDEDGRLDLVVAATQDAVMMVESEAKELTEEEMLGAVMFAHEESRKVIGAIIDLAEKAAKDPWEIDTSDDTSAIKEKLRGIVGDDIAAAYKMTSKADRSDALNAAREKAKEAFADEEPQTQMVANKAVKKLESEIVRGAILKDGTRIDGRKLDQVRPIEAMVGLLPRTHGSALFTRGETQAICTTTLGTKDAEQMIDGLEGLSYNHFMLHYNFPPYSVGEVGRFGFTSRRETGHGKLAWRALHPVLPTHEDFPYTIRILSDITESNGSSSMATVCGGCLSMMDAGVPIERPVSGIAMGLILEGDDFAVLSDILGDEDHLGDMDFKVAGSENGITSLQMDIKVAGITQEIMKTALEQAKAGRAHILGEMNKALTGARTEVSKHAPRIETMQIDKSKIRDVIGTGGKVIREIVAETGAKVDIDDEGVIKISSSDGEQIEAAKKWIEGIVEEAEVGKIYTGKVVNIVDFGAFVNFMGGKDGLVHVSEMKNERVEKPTDVVSEGQEVKVKVLEIDNRGKVRLSMRVVDQETGEELEDTRPPRENKPRGGGGDRRGPRGGGGGRGRGGDRGGRGGNRDGGGDSDGGAHVPDFLKD